The window TACCAACCACACCCTTCCTACCAATGGATATGCAAAAGCCTACAGTGGGGTATCGCTCGATAGTTTTGTAAAAAAGATTACGTTTCAGCGCATTTCTCCGAAAGGATTACAGGCACTTGGTCCCTCCATCGAAATTATGGCTGAAGCAGAGGAATTGATGGCACACAAAAATGCAGTGTCGGTCCGACTCAAAAAATTACGCTCATGAATCCACTAGATATTCTCCGGGAAAATATTAAAACATTGAGTCCCTATTCTTCTGCCAGAGATGAATATGAAGGAAAAACAGGTGTGTTTCTCGATGCCAATGAAAATCCCTTTACCAATGGATACAATCGCTATCCCGATCCCATGCAATGGGAATTAAAACAGAAACTGGCAGCGATTAAAAAAATAAATCCAGAATCTATTTTATTGGGAAATGGAAGTGATGAGGTCATCGATCTTCTTTTCCGCGCTTTTTGTAAACCGGGAGTCGATGAAGTAATTGTTTTGCCTCCCACTTATGGCATGTACAAAGTAAGTGCATCCATCAACGATATTCACCTGCGTGAAGTGAATTTAACCAGGGATTTTCAGATTGATGTTCCTGCTGTAGTACAAGAATTCGACGAGCATGTTAAACTCCTTTTTATATGTAGTCCGAATAATCCCAGCGGGAATGTAATTCCGAAATCACAAATTGAAGAATTGTTGAATTCCTTTAAGGGAATCGTTGTGGTGGATGAAGCGTATATTGATTTTTGTCCGGAATACTCTACCGTTCCTTTGCTCGATAAATATCCGAATCTCGTTGTGATGCAAACCTTGTCCAAAGCATGGGGACTCGCCGGTGCTCGGGTTGGGATTATGATTGCCAATCCCTCCATTATTCGTGTGATGAATAAAATTAAAGCACCGTATAATTTGGGTATTCCCGCGCAGGAAATTGCCATGAAACGATTGGATGAGGTGTCGAAATTCGAAGAAGAAAAAAAGGTAGTTATTGTAGAACGAAAGAAATTAG of the Flavobacteriales bacterium genome contains:
- the hisC gene encoding histidinol-phosphate transaminase, producing MNPLDILRENIKTLSPYSSARDEYEGKTGVFLDANENPFTNGYNRYPDPMQWELKQKLAAIKKINPESILLGNGSDEVIDLLFRAFCKPGVDEVIVLPPTYGMYKVSASINDIHLREVNLTRDFQIDVPAVVQEFDEHVKLLFICSPNNPSGNVIPKSQIEELLNSFKGIVVVDEAYIDFCPEYSTVPLLDKYPNLVVMQTLSKAWGLAGARVGIMIANPSIIRVMNKIKAPYNLGIPAQEIAMKRLDEVSKFEEEKKVVIVERKKLAMELTRLSFVEKVFPSDANFLLVRFSDSKKVFNYLINEKVIVRDRSSVVLCDDCLRISIGLPAENAILLEKLKSLTN